tatttataataaaaattcttaaaattgaaaatcacTCGTggatgaaaattaaaaacaatccTAATGAAAATTGATCAGGACTAGACATTGAAACTACTTAAAcgaaacaaattcaaaattcagTGGACATTATATCTCTAGTGTCACATATTTCACAAATGAActtataataattacaaatagCCTTTTCTAGAACTTCAGAACAATCTGGTTTCAGTTTTCGTAGATAAAGAGAGAGGGTTAAAGTATGTTTATTCATTAGTTAAATCGCATAATTCTGAGTCGACAAACActgtattattattgttattgttattttaattctGTCTTCTACTATCATATCAGTCATATTTTTACATGAAACTTGTTCTATCTGCATCAATCTACAATTCATAACCTGGGAAGCTAGAGTTTTGTGGTTGAAGCAGATCAAACCAGAGGCATGCTGTCCCAGCAAGACCTTGGAAGAGTGAATAGCCATTGGCAGGAGCAAGAGATTTTGCATTGTCATACAAGAAGGAAGCGAATGATTTTGCTCTCTCTTCGTAAATACTCTCTTTAGTGAGTCGGTACAGGGAAAGGAAGGCATAGGCATTTCCAGATATCCCATCTGCTAGTCCCACCTTCTTCACCAGTCCACTTTTCCACACAACTTCCCCTGCTTCTATTGCTGCATCTCGAAGTTCTCTGTCACTAGGAAACACCTGCAAATACATAttgtaaaataagaatttattgaaaaaaaagttagtttttttgCCAAAATATAACCGGTCCTTAAGAACAGTGAAGAACAGTGATCTACGTTCgcagataagtccttaagaaGAACAGTGATCTACGTTCGCAGATAAGTCCTTAAAAAGAACAGTGATCTTAAGAAGAGTGATCTACATTGGCAGATAAGTCCTTGAGAACATGTAAGTTAAGTTCTTAAGAAGAGATAAATTCACATATAAGAGTCCTTAAGAACATATAAGTCAAGTTCTTAAGAGTGATCTATATTCGCACAGTGAtctatattcattatattcGCAGATAAATTCGCCAGTGATCTACAACATTGATCTACATGTTTCAGAATCAGATATGTAAATCTCTAATGAAATTTGAAAAGGAAGGTTTCCGTCTTACTTGTGCTGCTTTGCACAAAGTGATGGCCATGCCAGTTGCACCATGACTCCATTGCACTAACTTATCTCTTGGATTTCCTTCACTGGAGGGGTAGTTTCCACTGCGAGGGAACCGCTTACTCATGAGGTACCTCAAAGTTCCCTTgacatcttcagcatcctcactGGAAAGTGGAAAATGAAGCAGCACATGAAGGATACCAGCAAGGCCATTTGCTGCACCAAGGTACCTTGTTCCGTGCCATCTATACATCAATGGACAGTCTTTAATGTCAGACGCTCCTGCTCTACCACCAGCCAACACTGCATCAATGATCGGTACAAGAATGTCCTTTGGCACTGCTTCTTCTCCTAAGTTCTTGTTTAGGAATAGTGCACCCCATAAGAATCCAGCACGTCCGTACATAAGATCATATGACATTCCAAAACCACCTTCCTCTGGTCCTACTGGTAGGGCTTTCTCTTTTGCCACCTATTCATTAATcccatcaaaatataaaaaaatatatataaaatcatagtAGATCTTCTTCAACATATATTTGTCCGATACAAAGATTCCAACAGATATGAAAGCACTTATTTTAACAATGTAGCTTTTATAAATGAAGAATATGAACCACGAATCACTTCATGAAGTGTACAAACAAATTcgtcaaacaaaaaaatattacgtGGTTTGGCAACGTTGTCCTTAAAAAACAGAGACAAAATAATGCAGACAGACataaatgaatttcattttcatgatTTCTACCTCAATGAACAGAGCCAAAAACAAGTCACGCTTTCTGAGGTCCCCCATGTAATTGGCAACGACAGCACCAAGCGCGTAAACACCTCCACTACCGCATAAAAAAGTCACGTGTCTGTAACAAACAAGTAGTATCTCTTACTTTAGAAAAGTATACCGAAAATGTCACATAAGACTACTGTACCGAAAATGtctcttttaag
This sequence is a window from Vigna angularis cultivar LongXiaoDou No.4 chromosome 2, ASM1680809v1, whole genome shotgun sequence. Protein-coding genes within it:
- the LOC108328353 gene encoding lanC-like protein GCL1, with protein sequence MTSSVVEGGSEKAKREPSDLSTESMNLTAENLLLPCETFLRAASSLKDKVVEETWNRRDQVVDPTVYSGLLGTAFTCLRSYQVTGCRNDLLLCRDIVDTCVTAARASLRHVTFLCGSGGVYALGAVVANYMGDLRKRDLFLALFIEVAKEKALPVGPEEGGFGMSYDLMYGRAGFLWGALFLNKNLGEEAVPKDILVPIIDAVLAGGRAGASDIKDCPLMYRWHGTRYLGAANGLAGILHVLLHFPLSSEDAEDVKGTLRYLMSKRFPRSGNYPSSEGNPRDKLVQWSHGATGMAITLCKAAQVFPSDRELRDAAIEAGEVVWKSGLVKKVGLADGISGNAYAFLSLYRLTKESIYEERAKSFASFLYDNAKSLAPANGYSLFQGLAGTACLWFDLLQPQNSSFPGYEL